TCAAGGTACTCCTACTAATGGAACTTGGATTGACACTAATACAACTAATGCCTTACAAGGAAGTATCTTTTCTCCTTCAGGATTACCTTTAGGTTCGGTATCATTTGAATATAAAATAAATGATGAAACTTGTCCTAGAAGCATTGTATTAAATATTGCCATAAATGATGATTGTGTGGTATTAGCTTGTGGAACTGTACTTGTTCACAACGCTTTCTCTCCAAATGGGGATGCATTAAATCAAAAATTTGTAATCGATAATATTGATGATACAGTATGTTATCCAGAGAATACAGTTGAGATTTATAACCGTTGGGGTGTTTTGGTTTTTGAAACTAAAAACTACAACAACAACTCCAATTATTTCGATGGTACTTCTAAAGGAAGAACAACAATTAGTGCCTCTTCAGGATTACCTACAGGAACTTATTTCTATATCTTGAATTACACTTCTGTAGACAATAATAATAATATTGTTACTAACAAAAAAGACGGGTATTTATACCTTAGTAAATAGTTTAATCAGCCTGAGGGCAATCAATTTGTCCTCAGGTTATTATATAATAAAAAGCCCTATTTTAAACATAAATAATTAATATTTGATTAAACTGAATTTCATAACTATTTAAAAGGGAGTTCAGGAGCTAATTAAAACAATAAATATCTACTATGAAAACAAAAATATTTTCTATCGTTTTGATGTTTACAGCCTTTGTAAGTTTTGCGCAACAAGATGCTCAATTTACGCAATACATGTATAACACAATTAATGTAAACCCTGCTTATGCTGGGTCGAGAGGAGCTTTAAGCATATTTGCACTACATCGTACGCAATGGGTAGGTCTTGATGGAGCACCTGTTACCAATACCGTATCGGTGAATACTCCTCTGAATGGAAAAAATCTTGGATTAGGAGTCTCTTTGATTAATGACAAAATTGGACCTACTCACGAGAACACTATTTCTGCTGATTTGTCCTATACTTTACAAGTTTCAGAAACTAATAAACTTTCTTTTGGTATTAAAGCAACGGCTAATTTATTTGATTTAGATGAAACTAGATTAACGCCTTCACAAGCTGGTGATCCTAGTTTAAGAAACTACAACTCTTTTTCTCCTAATATTGGAGCTGGTATCTATTGGCATTCTGATAATGCTTATGTAGGTTTCTCTGTCCCTAACTTCATTGAAACAAATCGGTATGATGCTAACGAAGTGCGTATTTTTAAAGAAAAGATTAACTACTATTTAATTGCTGGATATATCTTTAATTTAAACAACACCATCAAGTTCAAACCTGCCGTGATGACAAAAATGGTTGAAGGTGCTCCACTTCAAGTGGATATGTCTGGAAACTTTATGTTCAATGACAAATTTGTTCTTGGTGTAGCTTACAGATGGAGCGCTGCTATGAGTGTGATGGCTGGATTCCAAGTTTCTGACGGTATGTATATTGGATATGGGTATGATTTAGAAACTACCAATCTAGAAAATTACAACTCTGGTTCGCATGAAGTTTTCTTACGTTACGAACTATTCAAAAATATCGGTAAAATTACAACTCCTAGATTCTTCTAAAATTAAGCATTATGAAAAATTATATACTCCTTATAACTATACTTTGCAGTTTTTCCTTCAATGGACATGCCCAAAAGGCAAAATTAGCTGCAGCTGATAAGAAATATGACAACTATGCTTATATAGATGCCATAAAAACATATGAAAGAGTGGCCCAAAAAGGCTACAAATCTGTTGATATGTTCCAAAAACTGGGAAATGCGTACTATTTTAACTCTGATTATCAAAATGCAGCTAAATGGTATGCCGAATTATTTGCAATGAATACGGAATTAGCTCCAGAGTATTATTACAGATATTCACACTCCTTAAAATCTATAGGTGATTTCAAAAAATCGGATGAAATGCTTGCACT
Above is a window of Flavobacterium sp. 123 DNA encoding:
- a CDS encoding type IX secretion system membrane protein PorP/SprF, with amino-acid sequence MKTKIFSIVLMFTAFVSFAQQDAQFTQYMYNTINVNPAYAGSRGALSIFALHRTQWVGLDGAPVTNTVSVNTPLNGKNLGLGVSLINDKIGPTHENTISADLSYTLQVSETNKLSFGIKATANLFDLDETRLTPSQAGDPSLRNYNSFSPNIGAGIYWHSDNAYVGFSVPNFIETNRYDANEVRIFKEKINYYLIAGYIFNLNNTIKFKPAVMTKMVEGAPLQVDMSGNFMFNDKFVLGVAYRWSAAMSVMAGFQVSDGMYIGYGYDLETTNLENYNSGSHEVFLRYELFKNIGKITTPRFF